From Terriglobales bacterium, one genomic window encodes:
- a CDS encoding winged helix-turn-helix domain-containing protein — protein sequence MTAERFRFGIFEFNRSARELRRDGVLVRLQSQPAQVLVCLLERAGEVVSREELRQAVWREDTFVDFERGLNFCIAQIRAALKDNPPEPRFIRTIPKRGYQFVAPVTPTSNSDLLPTHLGNPDARSRVRTVASVLALCLLLASLFAAGYWVKSRSLVEKTPIVAVLRFDNETGDPDMTRLSDAVTDMLVAELTAKGDGQYRVIGNARELRVAREHRDLNAVASSLGASYVILGQVQRSGDQTRILAHLIHLPEQTHVWVTRIDRTLDNPLTLESQVAQTVASQFSPKIRTTFVPFASRPRASL from the coding sequence ATGACTGCAGAGCGATTTCGTTTCGGCATATTTGAGTTCAATCGAAGCGCGCGAGAGTTGCGCAGAGATGGGGTGCTGGTCCGTTTGCAGTCGCAACCTGCTCAAGTGCTTGTTTGTTTGCTCGAACGCGCAGGAGAGGTTGTGTCGAGGGAAGAATTGCGCCAGGCAGTGTGGCGTGAGGACACATTCGTTGATTTCGAGCGCGGTTTAAATTTCTGTATTGCACAAATTCGGGCTGCTCTCAAGGACAATCCTCCTGAGCCGCGTTTCATCCGCACAATTCCGAAACGCGGATACCAGTTCGTTGCCCCAGTCACTCCAACCAGCAATAGTGATCTGCTGCCGACACACCTCGGCAATCCCGATGCGAGATCGCGAGTCAGGACAGTGGCAAGCGTCCTCGCCCTTTGTCTCCTACTAGCCTCGTTGTTTGCTGCCGGCTACTGGGTGAAGAGCCGGTCCTTAGTGGAAAAGACTCCAATCGTTGCCGTATTGCGCTTCGATAACGAGACCGGCGATCCTGACATGACAAGGCTCAGCGACGCCGTTACCGACATGCTTGTCGCCGAGTTGACCGCCAAAGGAGACGGGCAGTATCGCGTGATCGGTAACGCCCGCGAACTGCGAGTCGCGCGCGAGCACCGTGATCTCAATGCTGTAGCTTCCTCTCTGGGGGCGTCCTATGTCATTCTGGGACAGGTGCAGCGCAGTGGGGATCAAACCCGCATTCTCGCTCACCTAATTCATCTCCCTGAACAAACCCATGTCTGGGTCACACGCATCGACCGCACTTTGGATAACCCGTTGACGCTCGAATCACAGGTGGCGCAGACGGTGGCCAGCCAGTTCTCTCCAAAAATTCGCACAACGTTCGTGCCCTTCGCCTCACGTCCGCGCGCAAGTCTCTGA
- a CDS encoding AI-2E family transporter, whose product MTATLSKQAELIFLSVLTLLGLYLSYLLVRPYAAPILFALVLAIIFYPLYEKLRRLVRNPSARALLTTLITLIATVLPLVLLAIALSRELTDLYQTLTVKSAAGGGIAQLLLHYGQVATEWIRQRIGLPPIDIRGVTLRYVGQASAAIVQFGAGAIANFFKLLVDAAIAFLLLFFLFRDGRSGLKRVTSNLPMSDERASELFRRIGSTVTATFYGGLAVAAIQGTLAGLAFYVLGLQSAVLWGFVTAIASLLPVVGSATVWVPMSVVLLASGHWLKAVVLLGWGFGVVGLVDNLVRPLIVRAGTQLHMVFIFLSLLGGLSAFGMLGLFLGPVILSVTGAVIGMLRDEVARRNA is encoded by the coding sequence GTGACGGCAACTTTGAGCAAGCAGGCTGAGCTTATTTTCCTCAGTGTATTGACCCTGCTCGGTCTGTATTTGTCCTACTTGCTGGTGCGGCCATACGCTGCACCAATTCTGTTCGCTCTAGTTCTTGCGATTATCTTTTATCCGCTGTACGAGAAATTGCGCCGCCTTGTGCGAAATCCATCGGCGCGCGCCTTACTCACCACACTCATTACCCTGATTGCTACCGTACTTCCGCTCGTTCTTCTGGCGATCGCCCTGAGCCGCGAACTCACCGATCTGTACCAAACGCTTACAGTGAAGAGCGCGGCTGGAGGCGGCATCGCACAACTCCTTCTGCATTACGGACAAGTGGCAACTGAGTGGATTCGCCAACGTATTGGACTCCCACCAATCGACATTCGAGGTGTAACTCTGCGGTATGTGGGGCAAGCTAGTGCGGCGATCGTTCAGTTCGGGGCGGGGGCAATTGCGAATTTCTTTAAGTTGCTGGTCGATGCGGCGATCGCTTTTCTGCTCCTCTTTTTTCTCTTTCGCGATGGCAGATCCGGACTCAAGCGAGTTACTTCTAATTTGCCCATGAGCGACGAACGGGCGTCGGAACTATTCCGTCGAATCGGCTCCACTGTAACGGCGACTTTCTATGGCGGGCTCGCGGTGGCCGCGATCCAAGGGACCCTTGCTGGCCTCGCGTTCTATGTTCTCGGATTACAGTCCGCGGTATTGTGGGGCTTTGTCACGGCCATCGCTTCTCTCTTGCCGGTGGTTGGATCGGCAACCGTGTGGGTGCCAATGTCAGTCGTGTTGCTCGCCAGCGGGCATTGGCTGAAGGCGGTTGTGCTTTTGGGCTGGGGATTTGGCGTCGTGGGACTCGTGGACAATTTAGTTCGTCCGCTAATCGTACGGGCGGGCACCCAGCTTCACATGGTTTTTATCTTTCTTTCTCTTCTCGGCGGACTGAGCGCTTTCGGAATGCTGGGACTTTTCTTGGGTCCGGTGATCCTCTCAGTCACAGGAGCGGTAATTGGGATGTTGCGCGATGAAGTCGCGCGGAGGAATGCCTAA
- a CDS encoding trypsin-like peptidase domain-containing protein, which produces MEFGPDKAFVVEVDASSREHVAKILTDAGYQVSSQIAATLKMVLASMPDVIVMGASPPDLDCCDLLSDIKRSEQARHIRVIMLAEGGTAERIRGLDLGADDALSVPFDDRELLARVRAQLREKRPEDDLRASVRDGRNSRREARRVLSALNRGRRTLRLGVTLLIVVAALATGGLGFLYWRSQRQDVRVYTALAKLQTGIASERELLELARKARAQAEQSATDSTEAQRQDLKRQNKELRDKIAGADPSQVAELERQLRTSNDRLQKLETERTVAQDVIRSYSSSVCLLHVVVGFRDKGSGLILRYTAMTPNGSPPPEGNGHTQVQLGGIGPEVHMDAFGTGFLVSADGRIVTNHHVVEPWWKNDDIAELLKQAVDLEPRVVEMTAYFPGISHGIQVTSQKISSDADLAVVAGNISGLKLKLLSMDDSPKAAVSGQPVVLIGYPTGVDAILARTSEDAVRSIAANTNGDPTSLVTELAHRNLIRPTNTQGHIGDVLADKIIYDAQTTSGGSGGPLFNAEGKVIAVNVAMLRDFGGSNFAIPVRYAKPLLPR; this is translated from the coding sequence ATGGAGTTTGGACCTGACAAGGCATTTGTAGTTGAAGTGGACGCTAGCTCGCGCGAGCACGTTGCAAAGATTCTCACTGACGCGGGATATCAAGTCTCGAGCCAAATCGCTGCCACTTTGAAAATGGTGCTGGCGTCCATGCCCGATGTGATCGTTATGGGCGCGAGTCCTCCCGATCTTGACTGCTGCGACCTGCTCTCGGATATAAAGCGGTCGGAGCAGGCGCGGCATATTCGCGTAATCATGCTGGCCGAGGGCGGGACTGCGGAACGAATCCGCGGGCTCGATCTGGGCGCCGACGATGCGCTTTCTGTGCCATTCGACGATCGCGAGTTATTGGCTCGCGTGCGCGCTCAGCTTCGCGAGAAGCGTCCCGAGGACGATTTGCGCGCGAGCGTGCGTGATGGCCGGAATTCGCGGCGAGAAGCTCGTCGTGTTCTCAGCGCGCTCAATCGAGGACGACGTACACTGCGTCTTGGCGTCACGCTACTCATAGTTGTTGCGGCGCTCGCCACCGGCGGACTCGGCTTCCTCTACTGGCGTTCGCAACGACAAGACGTTCGCGTTTACACCGCGCTTGCGAAGTTGCAGACCGGAATCGCGAGCGAACGCGAACTGCTGGAACTGGCCCGCAAGGCAAGAGCCCAGGCGGAACAAAGCGCGACCGACTCCACCGAAGCGCAGCGCCAGGATCTAAAGCGACAAAACAAAGAACTGCGCGACAAGATAGCCGGGGCCGATCCATCGCAGGTGGCAGAACTCGAACGCCAGCTTCGGACGTCGAACGACCGCCTGCAGAAACTCGAAACCGAACGCACGGTTGCGCAGGATGTAATCCGCTCGTACTCGTCCAGCGTATGCCTGCTGCACGTAGTGGTTGGCTTTCGCGACAAAGGTTCGGGCCTGATTCTTCGCTACACCGCGATGACTCCCAACGGCTCACCGCCTCCGGAGGGGAATGGGCACACCCAGGTTCAGCTCGGTGGAATAGGTCCCGAAGTGCACATGGACGCCTTCGGAACGGGGTTTCTAGTTTCTGCCGACGGCCGCATCGTTACGAACCATCACGTCGTTGAGCCCTGGTGGAAGAACGACGACATCGCGGAACTGCTGAAGCAGGCGGTTGACCTCGAACCCAGAGTTGTCGAGATGACTGCGTACTTTCCCGGCATCTCTCATGGCATTCAGGTAACCTCGCAAAAAATTTCCTCCGATGCTGACCTTGCTGTGGTTGCCGGCAACATCTCGGGACTGAAGCTGAAGCTGCTGTCGATGGATGACAGTCCCAAGGCCGCCGTGAGCGGACAGCCGGTTGTGCTGATCGGCTATCCCACGGGCGTAGATGCGATTCTCGCGCGAACCAGCGAAGATGCTGTGCGCTCGATCGCCGCCAATACCAACGGAGATCCAACCAGCCTGGTCACCGAGCTGGCGCATCGCAACCTGATACGGCCGACCAACACGCAAGGGCACATCGGCGACGTCCTCGCCGACAAGATCATCTACGACGCGCAAACCACTTCCGGGGGATCGGGCGGTCCGCTGTTCAATGCTGAAGGCAAAGTGATCGCCGTAAACGTAGCCATGCTCCGCGACTTCGGAGGCTCGAACTTCGCGATTCCAGTCCGCTACGCGAAGCCGCTGCTGCCGCGTTAA
- a CDS encoding alkaline phosphatase PhoX translates to MLFETNTKIQAPTRLATLASCCLLTLGSLAFAADPTSVPSANPKVAGFWKADILSPELVEAPVAQGAIPVENPSALVGFYGYNNDGPLLPAPGADTTGVAKIEASKTEPDKNTYLILRNQKGSDPNYNYGTHFLFQGHETGQTGYITRINLDADGPHRVTLMADQDVNGLQLPTIDGSTWYPFSEHLLFTVEGGARGGVFQSTLGDDSSRTFKSTVEDLGGIMGRGGYEGIQADPWGNLMIVEDSGGAAGAVNKNAKQPNSFVFRFIPNDPRDLKKGGKLQALQVIGRSGSPIIFHAGQADADILSQDVKDLHTYGLVFRTNWVTVQNTTSSTAPFNANAAAKAANATPFKRPENGQFRPGSNFTEFFFDETGDTNAQTEAGSAFGGFGSIMKLRTSPRSDVGALQLFFLGDLDHTGFDNTAFWTKDKIVFVEDRGDGLHSDHSALDSAFLFDVRVNYGASGAPQPIRLLAQGRDPSATLDSGFLAVKGTKLQNEGDNEITGWHLSNGDPGVDGLLGARNPHPFKDGWRLFYTGQHGDNVTYEILPSASGQHDRDDFNGGHDRDDDE, encoded by the coding sequence ATGCTTTTTGAAACGAATACGAAGATTCAGGCCCCAACAAGGCTAGCGACACTCGCGTCATGCTGCCTGTTGACGTTAGGTTCGCTCGCGTTCGCCGCCGACCCCACTTCAGTCCCTTCTGCCAACCCGAAAGTTGCTGGGTTTTGGAAGGCAGACATTCTTTCACCTGAGCTTGTAGAAGCACCGGTCGCTCAAGGCGCAATCCCGGTGGAGAATCCATCCGCATTGGTTGGCTTCTATGGCTACAACAACGATGGTCCACTGCTCCCGGCTCCCGGCGCAGATACGACCGGAGTAGCAAAAATAGAAGCGTCTAAGACCGAGCCCGACAAGAACACTTACCTCATCCTGCGGAATCAGAAGGGATCCGATCCCAATTACAACTACGGTACCCACTTTCTGTTTCAGGGGCATGAGACGGGACAGACTGGCTACATCACGCGCATCAACCTCGATGCCGACGGACCACATCGCGTCACCCTGATGGCCGACCAGGACGTAAACGGCCTCCAGCTGCCAACGATCGACGGTTCCACCTGGTATCCGTTCTCTGAGCACCTCCTGTTCACTGTCGAAGGAGGCGCTCGTGGCGGCGTTTTTCAGTCCACTCTTGGAGATGACTCGAGCCGCACATTCAAATCGACGGTTGAAGATCTCGGCGGAATCATGGGCCGGGGCGGCTATGAGGGAATCCAGGCAGATCCCTGGGGCAACCTGATGATTGTCGAAGATTCCGGCGGAGCTGCGGGTGCCGTAAATAAGAACGCAAAACAGCCAAACAGCTTCGTCTTTCGTTTCATCCCTAATGATCCGCGTGATTTGAAGAAGGGTGGAAAGCTGCAGGCACTTCAGGTAATCGGGCGTTCGGGCTCTCCAATCATCTTCCACGCCGGTCAGGCTGATGCGGACATCCTGAGTCAGGACGTGAAGGACCTGCACACCTATGGCCTCGTATTCCGTACGAACTGGGTCACTGTCCAGAACACTACGAGCAGCACCGCTCCGTTCAACGCCAATGCTGCGGCAAAGGCAGCGAATGCGACGCCGTTCAAGCGGCCCGAAAATGGTCAGTTCCGTCCCGGCTCGAACTTCACCGAATTCTTCTTCGACGAGACTGGGGACACCAACGCACAAACTGAAGCTGGCAGCGCGTTCGGTGGCTTCGGCTCAATCATGAAGCTCCGGACATCTCCCAGATCGGATGTCGGCGCACTGCAGCTCTTCTTCTTAGGCGACCTCGACCACACTGGCTTCGACAACACAGCTTTCTGGACGAAGGACAAGATCGTCTTCGTGGAAGACCGCGGCGACGGTTTGCACAGCGATCACAGCGCCCTCGACTCTGCGTTCTTGTTTGACGTCCGGGTCAACTATGGAGCCTCAGGAGCACCACAACCGATTCGTCTGCTGGCCCAGGGACGTGATCCTTCGGCAACACTAGATTCCGGGTTTCTGGCCGTGAAAGGAACCAAGCTCCAGAACGAAGGAGACAACGAAATCACCGGCTGGCATCTTTCTAACGGCGATCCGGGCGTAGACGGCCTGCTGGGTGCGAGAAATCCGCATCCGTTCAAAGACGGATGGAGGCTCTTCTACACCGGGCAGCATGGCGACAACGTCACGTACGAGATCCTGCCATCAGCATCCGGACAACACGACCGCGATGACTTCAACGGCGGCCACGATCGCGACGATGATGAGTAA
- a CDS encoding ABC transporter permease, with protein sequence MPEFRDEVRKRLALLKLESTREAAIVEELGQHLEDRYAELKSRGTPEQDAYAALLAELDERNLLADGLRRVARQPRFEPVPAGGPWHGGSLAHLGQDVRYALRSLRLSPGFAAVAILSLALGIGANTAIFQLLNAVRLRSLPVRNPEELVYLKPSNSHGRSGNFRGSFSTFTNPIWEQIRDHEQAFSGIAAWNSTSFNLATGGRSRIARGIYVSGDFFNILGVLPAAGRLISSADDTKGCGSPGAVISFPFWKREYGGNASAVGSKLTLDGHPAEIIGVTPAGFYGMEVGHSFDVAVPICSEAIIDGEWKVLDRRDGWWLAVVGRLKPGWTPAKATAQLESISPGVFQATLPERYKEKEAKEFLSWKLAAYPASAGISNLRTEYEQPLWMLLAIAGTVLLIACANLANLMFARANAREREIAVRLALGASRTRLLQQLMMESLLIAGIGAAAGILLAQVLTRVLISFLMTSGGQVALDVTLDWRVLGFSGLVAVLTCLFFGLTPAMRATATPPIVAMKAGARGAIGGRERLGMRRVLVVAQVALSMVLLVGALLFVRSFQKLVSVDAGFRQTGILVADLDFTQLNIPVEMRNGFKQQLADRMQSLPGVEAAAGVSIVPVSGNGWNDSVHTNASGEELQEVSWFDRVSPGFFKTMGTPILRGRDVSLSDTLNSPAVAVVNETFVRKLFKDKDPLGQTFKVDEGAGKPESVYQVVGVVKDTKYRTLREELTPIAFVPRGQDKQPDTSCSVVMRSDLQLDSLTTAVEQAVAEINPAILIQFTVLKTQIRDTLVRERLMASLSGFFGVLAAVLTTIGLYGLISYMALRRRNEIGIRMALGADRMRVLKLVMREAVELLGIGLVAGAALSWWVSRAARSMLFGVKNTDPTILGAAIALLTIVAMMASFVPAQKASHLDPLEALREE encoded by the coding sequence ATGCCTGAGTTCAGAGACGAGGTCAGAAAGCGGCTGGCGCTGTTGAAACTCGAATCTACGCGCGAAGCGGCGATTGTCGAGGAACTCGGCCAGCACCTCGAGGACCGCTATGCAGAGCTGAAATCGCGAGGAACTCCGGAGCAAGACGCGTACGCTGCACTTTTGGCAGAACTCGATGAGCGCAACCTACTGGCCGATGGGCTGCGGCGAGTGGCGCGTCAGCCGCGTTTTGAGCCAGTGCCTGCAGGTGGACCATGGCATGGCGGCTCGCTGGCCCATCTCGGTCAGGATGTGCGCTATGCGTTGCGGAGCTTGCGGCTCAGTCCGGGATTCGCTGCGGTGGCGATTCTGTCACTTGCGCTGGGCATTGGAGCGAATACCGCGATCTTCCAGTTGCTGAACGCGGTGCGGCTGCGCAGTCTGCCGGTGAGGAATCCGGAGGAGCTGGTCTACCTGAAGCCCTCCAACAGCCACGGGCGGTCTGGAAATTTCCGCGGCAGCTTCTCCACTTTCACGAATCCGATTTGGGAACAAATTCGTGACCACGAGCAGGCATTTTCTGGGATCGCTGCCTGGAACTCGACCAGCTTCAACCTTGCGACCGGTGGAAGATCGCGTATTGCCCGAGGGATTTACGTAAGTGGCGACTTCTTTAATATCCTCGGCGTGCTCCCGGCGGCCGGACGGCTGATTTCGTCGGCCGATGACACTAAGGGCTGCGGCTCGCCGGGAGCGGTGATCAGCTTCCCGTTCTGGAAACGGGAATATGGCGGCAACGCGTCGGCTGTGGGCAGCAAGCTTACGCTTGACGGGCACCCCGCAGAGATCATCGGCGTAACTCCTGCCGGTTTTTACGGCATGGAGGTGGGACACTCGTTTGATGTTGCCGTACCGATCTGCAGCGAAGCCATCATCGATGGCGAGTGGAAAGTACTCGATCGTCGCGACGGATGGTGGTTGGCCGTCGTTGGCCGTCTGAAACCAGGATGGACTCCGGCCAAGGCGACGGCGCAGTTGGAGTCGATATCACCGGGAGTCTTCCAGGCGACTCTTCCGGAACGGTACAAGGAGAAAGAGGCCAAGGAGTTCCTGTCGTGGAAGTTGGCGGCCTATCCGGCGAGCGCTGGGATTTCTAACCTGCGCACGGAATACGAGCAGCCCTTGTGGATGTTGCTGGCCATTGCGGGAACTGTGCTGCTGATTGCCTGCGCGAACCTGGCGAACCTCATGTTTGCCAGAGCGAATGCACGCGAACGGGAGATCGCCGTGCGGCTCGCGTTGGGCGCGTCGCGTACGCGACTGCTCCAGCAGTTGATGATGGAGAGCCTGCTCATAGCCGGAATCGGGGCGGCGGCGGGCATATTACTCGCACAGGTTCTGACTCGAGTCCTGATCTCCTTTCTCATGACGAGCGGTGGACAGGTAGCACTGGATGTCACACTCGATTGGCGGGTGCTTGGCTTCAGCGGATTGGTTGCAGTCCTCACGTGCCTTTTCTTCGGACTTACGCCAGCCATGCGGGCCACGGCTACGCCGCCCATTGTGGCAATGAAGGCCGGAGCACGCGGAGCGATCGGCGGGCGCGAACGACTCGGAATGCGTCGAGTGCTCGTAGTTGCGCAGGTGGCGCTGTCGATGGTGTTGCTGGTAGGTGCACTCCTGTTCGTGCGCAGTTTTCAGAAGCTCGTCTCCGTTGATGCTGGGTTTCGGCAGACGGGAATCCTGGTAGCCGATCTCGATTTCACTCAGCTCAACATCCCCGTAGAGATGAGAAATGGCTTTAAGCAGCAACTCGCGGATCGCATGCAATCTCTTCCCGGAGTGGAAGCGGCCGCCGGGGTCTCCATCGTTCCCGTGAGTGGAAATGGATGGAATGATTCGGTCCACACGAACGCTTCCGGAGAAGAGCTGCAGGAAGTCTCCTGGTTTGATCGGGTGAGTCCGGGATTTTTCAAGACCATGGGCACTCCGATTCTTCGCGGCCGCGACGTGAGCCTCTCCGACACGCTTAACTCTCCCGCAGTCGCAGTCGTCAATGAAACATTTGTACGAAAACTCTTTAAAGACAAAGATCCGCTGGGGCAGACTTTCAAAGTCGACGAAGGCGCAGGCAAACCGGAATCGGTGTATCAGGTAGTCGGTGTTGTAAAAGACACGAAATACCGCACATTGCGTGAGGAGTTGACCCCGATTGCGTTCGTCCCGCGCGGTCAGGACAAACAGCCTGACACGAGTTGCTCCGTCGTAATGCGCTCCGACCTGCAGCTCGATTCGCTTACGACCGCGGTCGAGCAGGCGGTGGCGGAGATTAATCCGGCAATCTTGATTCAGTTCACTGTATTGAAGACACAAATTCGCGACACGCTCGTCCGCGAACGGCTGATGGCATCGCTCTCCGGATTTTTTGGAGTACTAGCTGCGGTACTGACCACGATTGGGCTGTATGGATTGATCTCCTACATGGCCCTGCGCCGGCGCAACGAGATCGGCATCAGAATGGCGCTCGGCGCTGACCGAATGCGCGTTCTCAAACTCGTTATGCGGGAAGCTGTTGAACTGCTTGGCATCGGACTGGTGGCCGGTGCGGCGCTGTCGTGGTGGGTGTCGCGCGCCGCCCGCAGCATGTTATTTGGAGTGAAGAACACCGATCCTACTATCCTGGGCGCGGCCATCGCATTGCTTACCATTGTCGCCATGATGGCAAGTTTTGTTCCTGCGCAGAAGGCTTCCCACCTGGATCCTCTGGAAGCACTGCGGGAAGAGTAA
- a CDS encoding PadR family transcriptional regulator codes for MAASMLDRELKKGSAELMILSLVEDRPRHGYEISKIIETRSGGTLRFNVASLYPLLYRLEDRGWIQGRWTEKAGQRRRRYYRLTAAGRKVLRAQRNTWQAFVAAMSSITGLENA; via the coding sequence ATGGCAGCATCAATGCTGGATCGTGAGTTGAAGAAGGGCAGCGCCGAGTTGATGATCCTTTCGCTAGTGGAAGACCGTCCGCGGCACGGATACGAGATCAGCAAGATCATCGAGACTCGCTCAGGCGGAACGCTTCGGTTCAACGTCGCCTCACTCTACCCGCTCCTCTACAGGCTTGAGGATCGCGGATGGATCCAAGGGCGCTGGACCGAGAAGGCCGGTCAGCGGCGTCGGCGCTACTACAGGTTGACGGCCGCCGGACGGAAGGTGCTGAGAGCGCAGCGCAACACCTGGCAAGCGTTCGTGGCAGCGATGAGCAGTATTACGGGGTTGGAGAATGCCTGA
- a CDS encoding DUF3455 domain-containing protein translates to MSHNFSQSMKNTARGRRLFTAAVVLGSAFGIVSQAAAQRVTPPPTSDTIKVQEGNSAFLFGHGVGTQGYICLPTSAGASTAAWNANNARPEATLFTTFFGQQVQIITHFLSPDTHPNGIAPSPLPFGSVTWQSSFDSSKVWAQKVNAVPAGSEPSCPNSGAIACLLLQSIGTEDGPTGGRLLSRTTFIQRLNTKGGLAPADGCFTANDVGKQALVPYSADYFFFKKDE, encoded by the coding sequence ATGAGCCACAACTTTAGTCAATCGATGAAAAACACTGCGCGAGGACGAAGACTGTTCACAGCCGCGGTCGTACTCGGATCTGCATTCGGTATTGTCAGCCAAGCAGCTGCGCAAAGAGTTACGCCTCCGCCTACTTCCGATACCATTAAGGTGCAGGAGGGGAATTCTGCATTCCTGTTCGGTCATGGTGTTGGGACTCAGGGTTATATTTGCCTTCCCACGAGCGCGGGTGCCTCTACTGCTGCGTGGAACGCCAACAACGCTCGTCCCGAAGCCACTCTTTTTACGACGTTCTTCGGACAACAGGTGCAGATCATCACCCACTTCCTTAGCCCAGACACTCACCCCAACGGAATTGCCCCGAGCCCGCTACCCTTCGGAAGCGTGACCTGGCAGAGTTCCTTTGACAGCAGCAAGGTCTGGGCACAGAAGGTAAATGCGGTCCCTGCCGGCTCCGAGCCGAGTTGCCCGAACAGCGGCGCCATTGCCTGCCTGTTACTGCAGTCAATCGGGACGGAAGATGGGCCAACTGGCGGCAGGCTTCTGAGTAGAACCACGTTCATTCAACGCTTGAATACGAAAGGCGGATTAGCTCCCGCAGACGGTTGCTTCACAGCAAATGACGTGGGAAAACAAGCCCTCGTGCCGTACTCCGCGGACTACTTCTTCTTCAAGAAGGACGAGTAA
- a CDS encoding tetratricopeptide repeat protein, producing MVRQYGYRFCFRKIAFLLGSALLSGALPAQNINDLNRARERAQKGYVDDQLKLAHAFHAGSGVPRDPVESARWFLQAANQGNAEAQTNIGYAYSRGDGVPLDFHEAFKWFQRAALSGYSPAQNDLGVLLMQGLGGPRDMSAGVNWIARAARQKLAAAEFHLGLFYLNGIGVQPDVREAIGWIRKAAKQEYPAAELVLGMICSSSSQRAPLIPTRWIADKSMTEFLLVKGSQQHPMQRVGKAFPNRDS from the coding sequence ATGGTTCGTCAGTATGGTTATCGGTTCTGTTTCAGGAAGATCGCTTTCTTGCTGGGGTCTGCACTTCTCTCTGGTGCATTGCCGGCCCAAAACATCAACGACCTGAATCGGGCGCGTGAAAGAGCCCAGAAAGGCTACGTTGACGATCAACTTAAACTGGCGCATGCGTTTCATGCGGGCTCTGGGGTGCCCAGGGACCCGGTTGAGTCCGCGCGCTGGTTCCTGCAGGCGGCGAATCAGGGGAATGCAGAAGCGCAGACCAACATCGGATATGCCTACTCCAGGGGAGACGGTGTGCCGCTAGATTTTCACGAAGCCTTCAAGTGGTTTCAGCGTGCGGCACTCTCCGGTTACTCGCCGGCGCAGAACGATCTTGGCGTGCTGTTGATGCAGGGACTCGGAGGGCCGCGGGACATGTCCGCGGGAGTGAACTGGATTGCACGAGCCGCACGTCAGAAACTGGCAGCCGCGGAATTCCATCTTGGTCTCTTCTATTTGAACGGCATCGGTGTGCAGCCAGACGTGCGTGAAGCTATCGGTTGGATTCGAAAAGCGGCGAAGCAAGAGTATCCGGCGGCAGAACTCGTGCTCGGCATGATCTGTTCGTCTTCAAGCCAACGCGCTCCACTCATCCCAACAAGATGGATTGCTGACAAAAGCATGACGGAGTTTTTACTCGTCAAGGGCTCTCAGCAGCATCCAATGCAGCGCGTCGGGAAAGCATTTCCAAATCGAGATTCGTGA